A genomic window from Nicotiana sylvestris chromosome 11, ASM39365v2, whole genome shotgun sequence includes:
- the LOC104222355 gene encoding uncharacterized protein, with translation MDLKTKHGSKIPIVIPDDIMRVVGPVSRDIVNYCGLIMRSAISFRDGNWQAIIAKHGEAMWLKIKDKFEASGMRQHVLQALVVDTMQTLFRAWKTRLYADYSLYDTDEERLSHRPDDVTPEDWVFLVEHFGSPAFKAMSERNKLNRGKQTTKHSCGSNSFAEVEESTVQMHLSQPLYNYF, from the exons ATGGACTTGAAAACAAAGCACGGAAGTAAAATTCCTATTGTCATTCCAGATGACATTATGAGAGTCGTGGGTCCTGTGTCTAGGGATATTGTTAACTATTGTGGCTTGATTATGCGAAGTGCTATCTCTTTTAGAGATGGTAATTGGCAGGCAATAATTGCAAAACATGGAGAAGCAATGTGGTTGAAGATTAAG GATAAATTTGAAGCTAGTGGTATGCGACAACATGTGTTGCAAGCTCTTGTGGTCGATACTATGCAAACGCTTTTTAGAGCATGGAAGACTCGACTGTATGCTGACTACTCCCTCTATGATACTGATGAAGAGAGATTGTCTCATAGGCCAGATGATGTTACACCTGAAGACTGGGTGTTTTTGGTAGAACATTTTGGAAGTCCAGCATTCAAG GCTATGAGTGAGAGGAACAAACTAAACAGGGGGAAACAAACAACTAAACACTCATGTGGCTCAAATTCATTTGCCGAAGTGGAGGAATCGACGGTACAAATGCATTTATCCCAACCACTATATAATTATTTCTAA
- the LOC104222356 gene encoding uncharacterized protein yields MNLLKFYNKVPKISSASQNQSNREVIDTIIPQSDPAERTPILEYHPNHRDEIRRAYIQGGPCQPRYHDFPQSDFSGFKRCFNPIWFDEFNWLEYSVSTDVAYCLPCYLFKGESIHQGGGDVFSSKGFRNWNRKECFKKHVGLPNSIHNKADRNCDDLMRQKQSIDAAFEKHSDQTKREYWVRLNASVDVVRILLNQGFAFRGHDESETSLNKGNFIEILSWYADKCDKIKPFVLKRAPKNNKMTSSDIQKEIVTACKIETIKAIIEDLNGDYFALLVDESLDVSRKEQMAIVLRYIDKKESVMERFIGIVHVRDTSALSLKKAIVDVLVHHSLSLSSIRGQCYDGASNMQGDIKGLKKLIKQESRSAHSIHCFAHQLQLTLVAISKKCVQVGELVLLVSNILNVLGASFKRVDEFRDSQNEKLQEALDMGELKTGRGLNQELGLVRAGDTRWGSHFKLFGNIIRMFGSIVDVLDTFVEDSSTLDDRAKASGYLEACQTYKVAFLLHLMTDILGITNELNVSLQKKSKILQMPCY; encoded by the coding sequence ATGAACTTGTTGAAATTTTACAACAAAGTACCAAAAATATCTTCGGCTTCTCAAAATCAATCTAACAGAGAAGTAATTGATACAATTATTCCACAGTCCGATCCAGCTGAAAGAACTCCAATATTGGAGTATCATCCAAACCATCGCGATGAAATAAGGAGGGCATACATTCAAGGTGGTCCTTGCCAACCTCGATATCATGACTTCCCTCAATCTGACTTTTCTGGATTTAAGCGTTGTTTTAATCCTATATGGTTTGATGAATTTAATTGGTTGGAGTATAGTGTAAGTACCGATGTTGCATATTGTTTACCTTGTTATTTATTTAAGGGAGAAAGTATTCATCAAGGTGGTGGTGATGTTTTTTCGAGTAAAGGGTTTAGGAATTGGAACAGAAAAGAATGTTTTAAGAAGCATGTTGGTTTGCCAAATAGTATTCATAATAAAGCAGATAGAAATTGTGACGATCTAATGCGGCAAAAACAATCTATTGATGCTGCATTTGAGAAACATTCTGATCAAACTAAGCGTGAGTATTGGGTTCGCTTAAATGCTTCAGTTGATGTGGTAAGGATTCTCTTGAATCAAGGATTTGCATTTCGCGGTCATGACGAAAGTGAAACGTCATTGAACAAGGGTAATTTTATTGAAATTCTTTCATGGTATGCTGATAAATGTGATAAGATTAAACCCTTTGTGTTGAAACGTGCTCCAAAAAATAATAAGATGACTTCTTCAGATATTCAAAAAGAAATTGTGACCGCATGTAAGATAGAAACTATTAAGGCTATAATAGAGGATCTAAATGGTGACTACTTTGCTTTATTAGTTGATGAGTCTTTAGACGTGTCACGCAAAGAGCAAATGGCTATTGTTTTACGGTATATCGATAAAAAAGAAAGTGTGATGGAGAGGTTTATTGGCATTGTTCATGTTCGAGATACTAGTGCTTTATCTCTAAAGAAAGCAATTGTCGATGTACTTGTTCATCATTCTTTAAGTTTATCTTCTATACGTGGACAATGTTATGATGGCGCAAGCAATATGCAAGGTGATATTAAAGGTCTTAAAAAGTTGATTAAACAAGAAAGTAGATCGGCTCATTCTATTCATTGTTTTGCACACCAACTTCAATTGACTCTTGTTGCGATTTCTAAGAAGTGTGTTCAAGTAGGTGAACTTGTATTATTGGTTTCAAATATTTTGAATGTGTTGGGAGCATCTTTTAAACGTGTGGATGAATTTCGAGATTCCCAAAACGAAAAACTCCAAGAGGCATTAGATATGGGTGAACTAAAAACAGGTAGAGGCTTGAATCAAGAACTTGGTCTTGTTAGAGCCGGTGATACTCGTTGGGGATCTCACTTCAAGTTATTTGGAAACATTATTCGTATGTTTGGCTCTATTGTTGATGTTCTTGATACTTTTGTTGAAGATTCAAGTACGTTAGATGATAGAGCTAAGGCATCGGGGTATCTCGAAGCTTGTCAAACATACAAGGTTGCTTTCTTGTTGCATTTAATGACAGATATTTTGGGAATCACAAATGAGTTGAATGTATCCTTACAAAAAAAGAGCAAGATATTGCAAATGCCATGCTACTAG